In a single window of the Prochlorococcus marinus XMU1412 genome:
- the obgE gene encoding GTPase ObgE, giving the protein MQFIDQANIILKAGKGGNGIVSFRREKFVPAGGPSGGNGGKGGSVILMADNNLQTLLDFKFKREIIAEDGCKGGPNKRSGASGEDRILKVPCGTEIRDIKTGIILGDLTKDKESLTIAIGGRGGHGNAYYLSNQNRAPESFTEGKDGEIWEVQLELKLLAEVGIIGLPNAGKSTLISVVSSARPKIANYPFTTLIPNLGVVRKIDGNGCLFADIPGLISGAADGVGLGHDFLRHIQRTKILIHLIDAIAENPLHDFEIIEQELKKYGKGLLDKERIIVLNKMELVDDAYLKIITKKLEDLSKKKVLVISSSLKKGLSPLLSEVWKRI; this is encoded by the coding sequence GTGCAATTTATTGATCAAGCAAACATTATTCTTAAAGCTGGAAAAGGTGGTAATGGAATAGTTTCATTTAGAAGAGAAAAATTCGTTCCTGCTGGAGGACCTTCCGGGGGGAATGGTGGCAAAGGTGGTTCAGTTATTTTGATGGCTGATAATAATCTTCAAACATTATTAGATTTCAAATTCAAACGAGAAATAATTGCTGAAGATGGATGCAAAGGAGGTCCTAATAAGAGGTCAGGTGCTTCAGGTGAGGATAGAATCCTTAAAGTTCCCTGCGGTACAGAAATAAGGGATATTAAAACCGGGATTATTTTAGGAGACTTAACTAAAGATAAAGAGAGTTTAACTATTGCCATTGGAGGAAGAGGTGGACATGGTAATGCTTACTATTTAAGTAATCAAAATAGAGCCCCAGAATCATTCACTGAAGGAAAAGATGGTGAGATATGGGAGGTTCAATTAGAACTAAAACTTCTTGCAGAGGTTGGGATTATAGGCCTTCCAAATGCTGGGAAAAGTACTTTGATTTCGGTTGTATCATCTGCCCGTCCAAAAATCGCAAATTATCCTTTCACGACTCTAATACCTAACTTAGGTGTAGTAAGAAAAATTGATGGGAATGGTTGCCTTTTTGCAGATATTCCTGGATTAATATCAGGTGCAGCTGATGGAGTAGGTTTGGGGCATGATTTTTTAAGGCACATCCAAAGAACCAAGATACTTATTCATTTAATTGATGCAATTGCAGAAAATCCTTTACATGATTTTGAGATTATTGAGCAGGAATTAAAAAAGTATGGGAAAGGTCTTTTAGATAAAGAGAGGATAATAGTATTGAATAAAATGGAGCTTGTAGATGATGCTTATTTGAAAATAATTACAAAAAAGTTAGAAGATTTATCTAAAAAGAAAGTTTTAGTTATTTCTTCATCTTTAAAAAAAGGTTTATCTCCACTGCTTTCTGAAGTATGGAAGAGAATATAA
- a CDS encoding CP12 domain-containing protein, translating into MKSIDEHIQKDQSEIESAKAEGNLPKVRHLTEELKELEEYKDHHPEDKHDPNALELFCDANPDEPECLVYDD; encoded by the coding sequence ATGAAATCCATTGACGAACACATCCAAAAAGATCAATCGGAAATCGAATCTGCAAAAGCAGAGGGCAATCTTCCAAAGGTCAGACATTTAACTGAAGAGTTAAAAGAACTCGAAGAATATAAGGATCATCATCCAGAGGATAAACATGACCCTAATGCTTTGGAACTTTTCTGCGATGCCAATCCGGATGAACCGGAATGTCTTGTTTATGATGATTAA
- a CDS encoding glutathione S-transferase family protein, translating into MQNKYLIKASKKFWFWFWTQLMNGFAPSDLHGNYKRPKGITIDNEYDINNENGQIYLLVGNSCPWCQRTLLVHEIKHLSKKVKVIFLKADVEHGEWIFNTNLKGCMRLSDLYKKANEKNIFRATLPLLTSFVKDEVKILSNESSQITRLLNSIKSESKYQSLSIKDCNQKFLDLINNSINDGVYKCGFARNQPAYEKASQHLFAAINEVENLLQKNKGGWIFGEELTYADIYLFPTLIRWELIYSKLFKCTEQELSSFEKIIEWRLKFFNLSNVKKTCFDNEWKKDYYKALFPLNPNQLIPVLASLEEIMGLEYLKNK; encoded by the coding sequence ATGCAAAATAAATACCTTATTAAGGCCTCCAAAAAATTCTGGTTTTGGTTTTGGACCCAACTAATGAATGGCTTCGCACCATCGGATTTACATGGTAATTATAAAAGGCCCAAAGGTATAACAATTGATAATGAATACGATATTAATAATGAGAATGGACAAATTTATTTATTGGTAGGGAATTCTTGTCCATGGTGTCAAAGAACTTTACTCGTCCACGAAATAAAACATTTATCTAAAAAAGTTAAAGTTATTTTTTTAAAAGCAGATGTTGAGCATGGCGAATGGATTTTCAATACAAATTTAAAGGGATGTATGAGACTTTCAGACCTTTACAAAAAAGCTAATGAAAAGAACATATTTAGAGCGACATTACCTCTATTAACTAGTTTTGTAAAAGATGAAGTAAAAATTTTGTCTAATGAAAGTTCACAGATTACAAGACTGCTCAATTCAATAAAAAGTGAATCGAAATATCAGTCATTAAGCATTAAAGATTGTAATCAAAAATTTTTAGATTTAATTAATAACAGTATTAATGATGGCGTATATAAATGTGGTTTCGCAAGAAACCAGCCAGCTTATGAAAAAGCAAGTCAACATCTTTTCGCAGCTATAAATGAAGTTGAAAATTTACTACAGAAAAACAAAGGGGGCTGGATATTTGGAGAAGAGTTAACCTATGCAGATATTTACCTTTTTCCAACGCTTATAAGATGGGAATTGATATATAGCAAACTTTTCAAATGTACTGAACAAGAACTATCAAGTTTCGAAAAGATTATTGAATGGAGATTAAAATTCTTTAACTTATCTAACGTAAAAAAGACATGCTTCGACAATGAATGGAAGAAAGATTACTACAAAGCTTTATTCCCTTTAAACCCAAATCAACTAATCCCAGTTTTAGCATCGTTAGAGGAAATAATGGGATTAGAGTACTTAAAAAATAAATAA
- a CDS encoding aspartoacylase, with protein MTVQRILIVSGTHGNEINPVWAVKQFNREENSLNHGIEYEYIIGNPAAYEKGYRYIDVDLNRSFKITENFDQHKNSFYETNRANFLVDQFGIDGSKPCQIAVDLHTTTANMGTSIVLYGRRFKDFCLAALLQNKFGLPIYLHEKDKAQTGFLVEAWPCGLVIEIGAVAQNFYDPKIIDRFLIIIRSLREEIFKLRNNLIELPKELVVHVHQGSIDYPRDEKGYIDGLIHPERINKDWEMIKKGDPLFLDSQGIIHKYDGEQLIWPVFIGEVAYKEKKIAMSYTKKEVISSNNQWVYEFESL; from the coding sequence ATGACTGTTCAAAGAATACTTATCGTTTCAGGTACTCATGGGAATGAAATTAATCCTGTTTGGGCGGTTAAACAATTTAATAGAGAGGAAAATAGTTTAAATCATGGTATTGAGTATGAGTACATCATAGGTAATCCTGCTGCCTATGAAAAAGGGTACAGATATATAGATGTAGATTTAAATAGATCTTTTAAAATAACTGAGAATTTTGATCAACATAAGAATAGCTTTTATGAGACTAATAGAGCCAATTTTTTAGTAGATCAATTTGGAATTGACGGATCTAAACCCTGTCAAATTGCAGTCGATTTGCATACTACTACTGCAAATATGGGAACTAGCATTGTTTTGTATGGGAGGCGATTCAAAGATTTTTGTTTAGCTGCGTTACTGCAGAACAAATTTGGATTGCCTATTTATTTGCACGAAAAAGACAAAGCCCAAACAGGCTTTCTTGTAGAAGCTTGGCCATGTGGTTTAGTTATTGAAATAGGAGCTGTCGCACAAAATTTTTATGATCCAAAAATCATAGATAGATTCTTAATAATCATTAGATCTTTAAGGGAAGAGATATTTAAATTAAGAAACAATCTTATAGAACTTCCCAAGGAATTGGTTGTTCATGTTCATCAAGGGAGTATAGATTATCCAAGAGATGAAAAAGGATATATTGATGGTCTAATACATCCTGAAAGAATAAACAAAGATTGGGAAATGATTAAAAAAGGAGATCCATTATTTCTTGATAGCCAAGGAATAATTCATAAATATGATGGAGAACAATTGATTTGGCCTGTTTTTATTGGCGAAGTCGCCTATAAGGAAAAAAAAATTGCCATGAGTTACACGAAGAAAGAAGTTATTAGTTCTAACAATCAATGGGTTTATGAGTTTGAAAGCCTTTAA
- the psbA gene encoding photosystem II q(b) protein, with protein MTTIQQQRSSLLKGWPQFCEWVTSTNNRIYVGWFGVLMIPCLLTAAACFIVAFIAAPPVDIDGIREPVAGSFLYGNNIISGAVVPSSNAIGLHFYPIWEAATVDEWLYNGGPYQLVIFHFLIGISAYMGRQWELSYRLGMRPWICVAYSAPVSAAFAVFLVYPFGQGSFSDGMPLGISGTFNFMFVFQAEHNILMHPFHMAGVAGMFGGSLFSAMHGSLVTSSLIRETTETESQNYGYKFGQEEETYNIVAAHGYFGRLIFQYASFNNSRSLHFFLAVFPVVCVWLTSMGICTMAFNLNGFNFNQSVVDANGKIVPTWGDVLNRANLGMEVMHERNAHNFPLDLAAAESTTVALSAPAIG; from the coding sequence ATGACAACTATTCAGCAGCAGCGTTCTTCGCTGTTAAAAGGTTGGCCACAGTTTTGTGAGTGGGTAACATCAACTAACAACAGAATCTATGTTGGTTGGTTCGGCGTCTTAATGATTCCATGCCTACTTACAGCAGCGGCTTGCTTCATCGTTGCATTCATCGCAGCACCACCAGTAGACATCGACGGAATTAGAGAGCCAGTTGCTGGTTCATTCCTTTATGGAAACAACATCATCTCAGGTGCAGTTGTTCCTTCATCTAACGCTATTGGTCTACACTTCTACCCTATTTGGGAAGCAGCTACTGTAGATGAGTGGTTATACAACGGTGGTCCTTACCAGCTTGTAATTTTCCACTTCCTAATTGGTATCTCAGCATACATGGGAAGACAGTGGGAGCTTTCATACCGTTTAGGTATGCGTCCATGGATCTGTGTTGCATACTCTGCACCAGTTTCAGCAGCTTTCGCAGTATTCCTTGTATACCCATTCGGTCAAGGTTCATTCTCTGACGGAATGCCTTTAGGTATCTCTGGAACATTCAACTTCATGTTCGTTTTCCAAGCAGAGCACAACATTCTTATGCACCCATTCCATATGGCTGGTGTTGCTGGTATGTTCGGAGGATCTTTATTCTCAGCTATGCACGGTTCACTTGTTACTTCATCTCTAATCAGAGAAACAACTGAGACAGAATCTCAGAACTATGGTTACAAGTTCGGACAAGAAGAAGAAACATATAACATCGTTGCAGCTCATGGCTACTTCGGTCGTTTGATCTTCCAATATGCAAGTTTCAACAACAGCAGAAGTCTTCACTTCTTCCTAGCTGTATTCCCAGTTGTTTGTGTATGGTTAACTTCAATGGGTATCTGCACAATGGCATTCAACCTTAACGGTTTCAACTTCAACCAGTCAGTTGTTGATGCAAACGGTAAGATTGTTCCTACATGGGGTGACGTTCTTAACAGAGCAAACCTAGGTATGGAAGTAATGCACGAGCGTAACGCTCACAACTTCCCACTTGATCTAGCAGCAGCTGAGTCTACAACAGTAGCTCTTTCAGCTCCAGCTATCGGTTAA
- the aroC gene encoding chorismate synthase: MSSSFGKIFRVSTFGESHGGAVGVILDGCPPKLKVDIKLIQNELDRRRPGQSDITTPRNEEDKIEILSGIKEGLTLGTPIAMLVRNKDQRPGDYGNLEQVFRPSHADGTYHLKYGIQASSGGGRASARETIGRVAAGAVAKQLLKNFCNTEILSWVKRIHDIDSDINKEKISLNKIDSNIVRCPDEKVSAEMIERIKELKRQGDSCGGVIECLVRNVPSGLGMPVFDKLEADLAKALMSLPATKGFEIGSGFSGTYLKGSEHNDAFIKSDDIRKLKTISNNSGGIQGGISNGENIEMKIAFKPTATIGKEQQTVNAEGKEVLMKAKGRHDPCVLPRAVPMVDAMVALVLADHLLLNQAQCGLIES; the protein is encoded by the coding sequence ATGAGTAGTAGTTTTGGAAAAATTTTTCGTGTTAGTACTTTTGGAGAATCACATGGTGGTGCAGTTGGAGTTATCCTTGATGGATGTCCCCCTAAGTTAAAAGTAGATATAAAACTAATACAAAATGAATTAGATAGGCGCAGACCTGGCCAAAGTGATATTACAACACCCAGAAATGAAGAAGATAAAATTGAAATATTAAGTGGAATAAAGGAAGGGTTAACACTTGGAACTCCAATAGCGATGTTGGTAAGAAACAAGGATCAAAGACCAGGAGATTATGGTAATTTGGAGCAAGTATTTAGACCTTCTCATGCAGATGGTACATATCATTTGAAATATGGAATTCAGGCAAGTTCTGGTGGTGGAAGAGCCTCTGCAAGAGAAACAATTGGAAGAGTAGCTGCTGGTGCTGTAGCAAAACAATTATTAAAAAACTTCTGTAACACTGAAATACTATCTTGGGTAAAGCGTATACATGATATTGATTCTGATATAAATAAAGAAAAAATTTCTCTCAACAAAATAGATTCTAATATTGTTAGATGTCCTGATGAAAAGGTATCAGCAGAAATGATAGAGAGAATTAAGGAATTAAAGCGTCAAGGAGATTCTTGTGGCGGTGTTATTGAATGTCTAGTAAGAAATGTCCCTTCTGGTCTTGGAATGCCTGTTTTTGATAAATTAGAAGCTGATTTAGCGAAGGCTTTGATGTCTTTGCCTGCCACGAAAGGCTTTGAAATAGGTTCAGGTTTCTCTGGAACTTATTTAAAAGGAAGCGAACATAATGATGCCTTCATTAAATCTGATGATATAAGGAAGTTAAAAACAATATCCAATAATTCAGGCGGTATACAGGGAGGTATAAGTAATGGCGAAAATATTGAGATGAAGATAGCTTTTAAACCTACAGCAACTATCGGGAAAGAACAGCAAACAGTAAATGCTGAAGGAAAAGAAGTTTTGATGAAAGCAAAAGGGAGACATGATCCATGTGTTTTACCAAGAGCAGTTCCTATGGTTGATGCTATGGTGGCTTTAGTACTTGCTGATCATTTACTACTGAATCAAGCTCAATGTGGCTTAATCGAAAGTTAG
- a CDS encoding bifunctional 4-hydroxy-2-oxoglutarate aldolase/2-dehydro-3-deoxy-phosphogluconate aldolase, with protein sequence MNIKEDSFSDLLLKGSFFLLVKPEDNIYSNTSIRNSFFEELESLVKLGLKNIEISWSNNEKWLDFVSEIKLNFPQINLGSASIVNKQSIEDSLKIGLNFSMMKFWDKELFNYSKSKNYLLIPGIKNLKDLEEAINLNCNIIKIYPIKSKASSIDILNFESINFIAAGGLSINDVKTYQSLGYKAIVIGDKGIIKKKFDPKIYEWLKNN encoded by the coding sequence ATGAATATTAAAGAAGATTCTTTTTCTGACTTGCTGCTAAAAGGATCTTTTTTTTTACTCGTAAAACCGGAAGATAATATTTACTCAAATACTTCTATAAGAAATTCATTTTTTGAAGAATTAGAAAGCTTAGTAAAATTAGGATTAAAAAATATTGAAATAAGTTGGTCAAACAACGAAAAGTGGTTGGATTTTGTATCCGAAATCAAACTCAATTTTCCACAAATTAATTTAGGCTCTGCCTCCATAGTTAATAAGCAATCAATAGAAGATTCATTAAAAATTGGATTAAATTTTTCTATGATGAAATTTTGGGATAAAGAACTTTTTAATTATTCGAAGTCAAAAAATTATTTATTAATACCCGGAATTAAAAATTTAAAAGATCTCGAGGAAGCGATAAATTTAAATTGCAACATTATCAAAATTTATCCAATAAAAAGTAAAGCTAGTTCCATAGATATACTCAACTTTGAAAGTATTAATTTCATTGCTGCTGGAGGCCTATCAATCAATGATGTAAAAACTTATCAATCTTTAGGATACAAAGCAATCGTGATTGGAGATAAAGGTATTATTAAAAAAAAATTTGATCCAAAAATATATGAATGGCTCAAAAATAATTAA
- the ftsH gene encoding ATP-dependent zinc metalloprotease FtsH produces the protein MNKRWRNVGLYVLAVITVIFIGTSVFDKPSTENSTKTLRYSDFIEAVQDKEISRVLISPDNATAQVVENDGSRSEVNLAPDKDLLKILTENNVDIAVTPTKLANPWQQAVSSLIFPVLLIGGLFFLFRRSQSGNAGGGNPAMSFGKSKARLQMEPSTQVTFSDVAGVEGAKLELTEVVDFLKSPDRFTAVGAKIPKGVLLVGPPGTGKTLLAKAVAGEAGVPFFSISGSEFVEMFVGVGASRVRDLFEQAKKNAPCIVFIDEIDAVGRQRGAGMGGGNDEREQTLNQLLTEMDGFEGNSGIIIVAATNRPDVLDSALMRPGRFDRQVTVDRPDYAGRLQILNVHAKDKTLSKDVDLDKVARRTPGFTGADLANLLNEAAILAARKDLDKVSNDEVGDAIERVMAGPEKKDRVISDKKKELVAYHEAGHALVGALMPDYDPVAKVSIIPRGQAGGLTFFTPSEERMESGLYSRSYLQNQMAVALGGRVAEEIVYGEEEVTTGASNDLQQVANVARQMITKFGMSDKIGPVALGQSQGGMFLGRDMSSTRDFSEDTAATIDEEVSELVDVAYKRATKVLTDNRTVLDEMAQMLIEKETIDTEDIQDLLNRSEVKVANYI, from the coding sequence GTGAACAAACGTTGGAGAAACGTAGGACTTTATGTCCTAGCTGTTATTACTGTAATTTTCATTGGTACTTCAGTTTTTGATAAACCTAGTACTGAAAATTCTACAAAGACTCTAAGATACAGTGATTTTATAGAGGCAGTGCAGGATAAAGAAATCAGTAGAGTCCTAATATCCCCAGATAATGCCACAGCTCAGGTTGTTGAAAATGATGGGAGCAGGTCTGAGGTCAATTTAGCCCCTGACAAAGATTTATTAAAAATACTGACTGAGAATAATGTAGATATAGCTGTAACTCCTACAAAATTAGCCAATCCATGGCAACAGGCTGTTAGTAGCTTGATTTTCCCAGTACTTTTAATTGGAGGCCTATTTTTTCTTTTCAGAAGATCCCAAAGTGGTAATGCTGGAGGCGGTAACCCTGCCATGAGTTTTGGCAAGAGCAAAGCTAGACTGCAAATGGAACCATCTACACAAGTAACCTTTTCAGATGTTGCTGGTGTTGAAGGTGCAAAATTAGAACTTACAGAAGTTGTAGATTTTCTTAAGAGTCCAGATAGATTTACTGCGGTCGGAGCAAAAATTCCAAAAGGAGTTCTTCTAGTTGGCCCTCCTGGTACAGGAAAGACATTGTTAGCAAAAGCAGTCGCAGGAGAAGCAGGTGTACCTTTTTTCTCAATATCTGGTTCAGAATTTGTAGAGATGTTTGTAGGAGTTGGAGCTAGCAGAGTTAGAGATCTTTTTGAACAAGCTAAAAAGAATGCTCCTTGTATTGTGTTTATTGATGAAATAGATGCAGTTGGAAGACAAAGAGGTGCTGGTATGGGCGGAGGAAATGATGAAAGAGAACAAACATTAAATCAACTCCTAACCGAAATGGATGGTTTCGAAGGTAATTCAGGAATAATAATAGTTGCTGCCACCAACAGACCTGATGTCTTAGATTCAGCTTTAATGCGCCCCGGAAGATTTGATAGACAGGTAACAGTAGATAGACCAGATTATGCTGGAAGATTGCAGATATTAAATGTCCATGCGAAAGATAAAACTCTTTCAAAAGACGTTGATTTAGATAAAGTTGCCAGAAGAACACCAGGATTTACTGGTGCAGATTTAGCTAATCTTTTAAATGAAGCAGCAATACTAGCAGCTAGAAAAGATTTAGATAAAGTAAGTAATGACGAAGTCGGTGACGCCATTGAAAGAGTAATGGCTGGCCCAGAAAAGAAAGATAGAGTCATCAGTGATAAGAAAAAAGAATTAGTTGCTTATCACGAAGCTGGTCATGCACTAGTTGGAGCATTAATGCCTGATTATGATCCAGTAGCAAAAGTTTCTATCATTCCAAGAGGTCAAGCTGGAGGTCTAACCTTCTTTACTCCAAGTGAAGAAAGAATGGAATCTGGCCTTTACTCTCGTTCTTATTTACAAAATCAAATGGCTGTAGCTCTTGGTGGAAGAGTTGCTGAAGAAATAGTCTATGGTGAAGAAGAGGTAACAACCGGAGCTTCAAATGATTTACAGCAAGTTGCCAATGTAGCAAGACAAATGATTACTAAATTCGGCATGAGTGACAAAATAGGTCCAGTCGCTCTAGGTCAATCTCAAGGTGGAATGTTTCTCGGAAGAGATATGAGTTCTACAAGAGATTTTTCTGAAGACACAGCCGCAACAATTGATGAAGAGGTTTCAGAACTTGTTGATGTTGCCTATAAGAGAGCTACAAAAGTTTTAACAGATAATAGAACTGTTCTTGACGAGATGGCTCAAATGCTAATTGAAAAAGAAACCATAGATACTGAAGATATCCAAGACTTGCTAAACCGATCAGAAGTCAAAGTAGCGAATTATATCTAA